The Apostichopus japonicus isolate 1M-3 chromosome 12, ASM3797524v1, whole genome shotgun sequence sequence tgcgtaagaatgtttgcctaatcacaaaataatgtaatgcagtagaactactGAGAACTGTCGCCAAACGTGTTTAGGGATTTTTAGTAGTATTTGGagccttgatttcatcattttatcatgtcatttgtaaaatcttgggcgcattttcaaacttaacagttctgAAGCTCAACCGTTCTtcagccagactagcctaatgtacgtagatctcacaatgaacaaagtCTAATGTTACTGtcttcactttccagttttcacctacggtgaaaTGGCCAAAGTGTAAAAAAGTATATTGATTTGGTGTTTTTATTTAGTATAGACAATTaatctttcttatcaatcgttTAACATGATGACAGGTGGTTTTGTTAGATGTAACAATCGaagcaaaaaaatatatgtcgTCCCCCTAAGCTTATCGCGGGTATACTGTATGTTGTTACGCGGGTATACTGCATAATGTTAACTGCCATAACTGGATAGTGCATCGAACAGCATTTGTACAAACTCGCGTGAGGGACTTGTGGTACCGTTACACGGTAGATTAGCGCACCTTCCCCGGCTATGAATAGCATTGAATCAAAAGATCAAAATTTTTCTCCTGTTGTGGTTGTGGTGTATCAAAAGCGCggaaaaatacaatcctttatgtggaacgtaataatcagttccaaataatcggtagcgcaatggattttgccgatgccgattatttaccgattgtctgataatcggcccgatgccgattgtctaaccgattatcggtcgaacactagtCCACACTAGAGCTTTTGTTTATCAAATCACTTTTCGGAAGCAATTGTCTCTTATCACAAATGCACTGTCCTCGAACAACACATATAAAAAATCATCAATCGGTTCTTTAGCATTTTAAACAAGCTATTGTTATGTTGTTTTATGCTAAAAGTATTGCAAATTTTCCTTACCATGAAATGGTTCCAGTTTCATTTCTTCTGATGTATCTGTTCCTACATCATTAGATGCACTACATGAAACTATTGCTGGATCGGTTGACGGTAGAAACACTTCCATCGCTTCTCGATAGAGGGAGTTATTCACCCATATTTTATAACCACTCACTACTGGATTTGCGTCACAGGCACAAATGACTCGAAACTGATTGCTTGTTTCATTGGTAACCAGTATGCTACAAGAAGGTGCATCTGTGAACAAATTAAAAAGCCATTAATTACTGAACACATAAAACACAACATTACAGACATGATGGTGCTCGTGTAGCAGAATGATAGCACCAGCACTTGAACAACAtgcaagtatgagtacaaggatcTAAGGAGTATGAGTACTTGCtattaataaatacatattcTAGATTACAAAATACACAGAGTAACAGTAAAAATCAACAAAGGctaatatgctagaatatgagtGCCAGTATGCAACTCACTAAAAGTCTGCGGTAAAATCATTTGTTTCTCTCCAATATagcaattacatatatattataataatattaatacaacTAGAAGTACAAGTACAACTGTGATTACAAGGCTATAAGGAGTATGGGTACTCAATATTATACGGTACTTATTCTAGATTCCAAAATACCCAGAGTCCTAGTACAAATCTACAAGTACAGGTTACTATGCTAGAATATGAGTGCCAGTATGTGACTCACTAAAAGTCTCAGGTAAAGTCATTTGTTTCTTTCCAATATAGAATTActttttataataatttaaatacaaCTAGAAGTACAAGTACAACTGTGAGTACAAGGCTGTAAGTCCCAAGTCCAAAAGTTTCATTGTCACATGAAGCTTTTATTGGTTTATTACTTTCCCAGCCAAGCCTTTGATCATGATGATATGTGATACTTCTGTTTGCAATTAACTATATTATGACATGAATATAAATCTTAACAAAGTTAACACCTAGTACAAATGTCCATGCACTGGCAATATACATCATCAGCATGGTCTGGATTGAAGTTCCAATTATTCTTTAATTTCTCTTATAATTACTATTTACTCATGCTAAACAGCTGACAATGATACTAGTATGAACTAGCTAGCTTGAAATTATGTCCACTGGTATCACATGTCAGTATATCAAACTGGTCTGTAGTTTTATGTACTTGTTAACTTATTCTCTCATCTATTTTATGTAGTTGTAAACTTATTATCACTTTTACACTCGCAACACTCAAAACCAATGTGAACTGTAAGTGTTTGTTCTGTCACTGGTAAAGTAGAGTTTTATATTTGGTTTGCAGTTGAATCTACTTGATAGTATTCCCATATTTAGTATTAGGTAGTACTTACACATGACATTTATACTAACAGTAGCCTGTTGGCTTGGTATGACCTCCTGTCCACTGGTAATACATGACAATGTTTCATCATCTTTGTTTGGTATGTAATTTATCATACTGCTGATTATTCTCTCATCTTCTCTCGACATATCTGTAGTCACCCCTGCAGTCTTCTCCTCTCCATTTACCTGCCAACTCAATGAGACTGATGGTTTCCCTTCTGCAGCGACACACTGGATCTGAACTTCCTCGGTAAATACAACATCAATGGATTCATTCAGCTTAACCCCATCTTTCTTTAACATCAACTGTGGAGGAACTGAGGGAAAGGAATAAGGAATATTAACAACTTCAAAAATGTGCATGAACTAATAATATATGCAAACATAGAAATAACTCTTAGAATTCAAAAATTAACTACTAATACCCATGCAATATCTCACACAAATACCATCAGACAACTGCATCTCGATATATGTacatttataaataatattaaacagtCAATGATATAAGGAAAGGTTCTGTAATCATTTTGAAAAcc is a genomic window containing:
- the LOC139977621 gene encoding uncharacterized protein: MRNFCEVSLLVLLLLVTESYSVETVREVVEINTSACFECIVAEVDFTTWSFLRRGQSSGGSIIVQRDQPNDKQKYTVTTITNPDNTVTMTLEVISADEETEGQYSCQEQGNDIVIGNLIVEIPPQLMLKKDGVKLNESIDVVFTEEVQIQCVAAEGKPSVSLSWQVNGEEKTAGVTTDMSREDERIISSMINYIPNKDDETLSCITSGQEVIPSQQATVSINVMYAPSCSILVTNETSNQFRVICACDANPVVSGYKIWVNNSLYREAMEVFLPSTDPAIVSCSASNDVGTDTSEEMKLEPFHVDQPPSTTRVALIVAIPAVFIVLVIGIVLLVVYLRARRAEKS